A window from Telopea speciosissima isolate NSW1024214 ecotype Mountain lineage chromosome 8, Tspe_v1, whole genome shotgun sequence encodes these proteins:
- the LOC122671235 gene encoding probable plastidic glucose transporter 2 isoform X1, whose translation MLGRPTFIEPSSTYKRMSAKDYINLPDRGDNSVLLQNGMGLETTNPSWKRSFPHVLVGTITSFLFGYHLGVVNEPLESISLDLGFGGNSLAEGLVVSTCLAGALVGSLFSGSIADGVGRRRAFQLSALPMIIGAAVSAMTKNLEGMLLGRFLVGTGMGLGPTVASLYVAEISPSFVRGTYGSFIQIATCLGLMAALFIGIPVKETVGWWRVCFWVSAVPAVILALAMEFCAESPHWLYKRGRCAEAEVEFEKLLGESHVKSAIAELSKLDRSNDVEDVKYSELFRGRHFRVVFIGSTLFAFQQLSGINAVFYFSSTVFKRAGVPSDLANICIGVANLSGSIVAMTLMDKMGRKVLLLGSFMGMAGAMGLQVTAASSFLPGSGALYLSVGGMLLFVLTFALGAGPVPGLLLPEIFPSRIRAKAMAVCLSVHWVLNFFVGLLFLRLLEVLGPQFLYSIFATFCLMAVVFVKRNVMETKGKSLQEIEITLLPQD comes from the exons ATGCTGGGTCGTCCAACATTCATAGAACCTTCCTCGACATACAAACGTATGTCGGCGAAAGATTATATTAATCTGCCCGATAGGGGGGACAATTCAG ttctttTGCAGAATGGGATGGGGCTCGAAACAACAAATCCTTCTTGGAAGCGTTCTTTTCCCCATGTACTTGTAGGAACCATTACGTCATTCTTGTTCGGTTATCATCTTGG AGTTGTCAATGAACCACTTGAAAGCATTTCTTTAGACCTTGGTTTTGGTGGGAATAGCTTGGCTGAAG GTCTAGTGGTGAGTACGTGCTTGGCTGGTGCTCTTGTTGGATCTTTATTCAGTGGTTCGATTGCAGATGGGGTTGGTCGGCGCAGGGCTTTTCAATTAAGTGCTTTACCAATGATTATTGGTGCTGCCGTGAG TGCAATGACAAAAAATTTGGAGGGTATGCTTCTTGGGAGGTTCTTAGTTGGAACTGGAATGGGTCTGGGCCCAACTGTTGCATCTCTATATGTGGCAGAG ATTTCACCATCTTTTGTGAGGGGTACTTATGGAAGCTTCATCCAGATTGCAACATGTCTTGGGCTTATGGCTGCCCTCTTCATTGGCATCCCTGTCAAAGAAACTGTTGGTTG GTGGCGGGTGTGTTTCTGGGTATCTGCCGTTCCTGCTGTAATACTTGCTCTTGCTATGGAGTTCTGTGCAGAGAGTCCCCATTGGCTTTATAAG CGAGGAAGATGTGCAGAAGCTGAAGTTGAATTTGAGAAGCTGTTAGGAGAATCACATGTCAAATCTGCAATTGCTGAACTGTCAAAGTTGGACAGAAGTAATGATGTAGAAGATGTAAAATATTCAGAGTTATTCCGTGGTCGCCATTTCAGAG TTGTTTTTATTGGGTCAACCCTATTTGCTTTCCAACAGCTGTCTGGTATTAATGCTGTATTCTATTTCTCTTCTACCGTCTTTAAAAGAGCGGGAGTACCATCAGACCTGGCAAACATCTGTATAGGAGTTGCAAACTTGTCTG GTTCAATTGTTGCGATGACTTTGATGGACAAAATGGGAAGGAAAGTGCTTCTTCTTGGGAGCTTCATGGGCATG GCAGGAGCGATGGGTCTCCAGGTTACTGCAGCGAGTTCCTTTTTACCAGGATCTGGAGCTTTGTATCTCTCTGTCGGTGGGATGTTACT GTTTGTCTTGACTTTTGCATTGGGTGCTGGTCCAGTCCCAGGTCTCCTCCTACCTGAAATTTTTCCCAGCAGAATTCGAGCAAAGGCTATGGCTGTCTGTCTATCTGTACATTGG GTTTTAAATTTCTTTGTGGGATTACTGTTCTTGCGTTTGCTGGAAGTACTTGGGCCACAATTTTTGTACTCAATCTTTGCCACTTTTTGTTTGATGGCTGTGGTTTTTGTGAAGAGGAATGTTATGGAAACCAAAGGAAAATCACTCCAAGAAATTGAGATAACACTTCTTCCACAAGACTAA
- the LOC122671235 gene encoding probable plastidic glucose transporter 2 isoform X2: MGLETTNPSWKRSFPHVLVGTITSFLFGYHLGVVNEPLESISLDLGFGGNSLAEGLVVSTCLAGALVGSLFSGSIADGVGRRRAFQLSALPMIIGAAVSAMTKNLEGMLLGRFLVGTGMGLGPTVASLYVAEISPSFVRGTYGSFIQIATCLGLMAALFIGIPVKETVGWWRVCFWVSAVPAVILALAMEFCAESPHWLYKRGRCAEAEVEFEKLLGESHVKSAIAELSKLDRSNDVEDVKYSELFRGRHFRVVFIGSTLFAFQQLSGINAVFYFSSTVFKRAGVPSDLANICIGVANLSGSIVAMTLMDKMGRKVLLLGSFMGMAGAMGLQVTAASSFLPGSGALYLSVGGMLLFVLTFALGAGPVPGLLLPEIFPSRIRAKAMAVCLSVHWVLNFFVGLLFLRLLEVLGPQFLYSIFATFCLMAVVFVKRNVMETKGKSLQEIEITLLPQD; this comes from the exons ATGGGGCTCGAAACAACAAATCCTTCTTGGAAGCGTTCTTTTCCCCATGTACTTGTAGGAACCATTACGTCATTCTTGTTCGGTTATCATCTTGG AGTTGTCAATGAACCACTTGAAAGCATTTCTTTAGACCTTGGTTTTGGTGGGAATAGCTTGGCTGAAG GTCTAGTGGTGAGTACGTGCTTGGCTGGTGCTCTTGTTGGATCTTTATTCAGTGGTTCGATTGCAGATGGGGTTGGTCGGCGCAGGGCTTTTCAATTAAGTGCTTTACCAATGATTATTGGTGCTGCCGTGAG TGCAATGACAAAAAATTTGGAGGGTATGCTTCTTGGGAGGTTCTTAGTTGGAACTGGAATGGGTCTGGGCCCAACTGTTGCATCTCTATATGTGGCAGAG ATTTCACCATCTTTTGTGAGGGGTACTTATGGAAGCTTCATCCAGATTGCAACATGTCTTGGGCTTATGGCTGCCCTCTTCATTGGCATCCCTGTCAAAGAAACTGTTGGTTG GTGGCGGGTGTGTTTCTGGGTATCTGCCGTTCCTGCTGTAATACTTGCTCTTGCTATGGAGTTCTGTGCAGAGAGTCCCCATTGGCTTTATAAG CGAGGAAGATGTGCAGAAGCTGAAGTTGAATTTGAGAAGCTGTTAGGAGAATCACATGTCAAATCTGCAATTGCTGAACTGTCAAAGTTGGACAGAAGTAATGATGTAGAAGATGTAAAATATTCAGAGTTATTCCGTGGTCGCCATTTCAGAG TTGTTTTTATTGGGTCAACCCTATTTGCTTTCCAACAGCTGTCTGGTATTAATGCTGTATTCTATTTCTCTTCTACCGTCTTTAAAAGAGCGGGAGTACCATCAGACCTGGCAAACATCTGTATAGGAGTTGCAAACTTGTCTG GTTCAATTGTTGCGATGACTTTGATGGACAAAATGGGAAGGAAAGTGCTTCTTCTTGGGAGCTTCATGGGCATG GCAGGAGCGATGGGTCTCCAGGTTACTGCAGCGAGTTCCTTTTTACCAGGATCTGGAGCTTTGTATCTCTCTGTCGGTGGGATGTTACT GTTTGTCTTGACTTTTGCATTGGGTGCTGGTCCAGTCCCAGGTCTCCTCCTACCTGAAATTTTTCCCAGCAGAATTCGAGCAAAGGCTATGGCTGTCTGTCTATCTGTACATTGG GTTTTAAATTTCTTTGTGGGATTACTGTTCTTGCGTTTGCTGGAAGTACTTGGGCCACAATTTTTGTACTCAATCTTTGCCACTTTTTGTTTGATGGCTGTGGTTTTTGTGAAGAGGAATGTTATGGAAACCAAAGGAAAATCACTCCAAGAAATTGAGATAACACTTCTTCCACAAGACTAA